The stretch of DNA ATAAAAAGAGCAATTTGATCGCCATCCTTGTGGCAGACGAACCCCAAGAGGCTCTTGCTGATGTTTGTGTACACCTCCTTATGGGAAATCTCCTCCTCCGTCAAGCACGGCTCCAGGAGATTTGTGAAGCTTGTAATGCAATCCGTTGCATTATGACGCTTCCTACAGTATTTGTTGAAGACAGTATCGAGCTCCCCATTGGGTTGGGCTTTCTCAATCTCCTCCTGAATTGTTGAGAAGTTAAATGTATCCATGAGGCATTCAATCAACTTCCCCGAAGCCTCCTCAATTGCCTCAAAAGCTGCATCACTTCCCGACACCATGTTGCACTTATCCTTAACTAACTTCTTGAATTCCTCAACAGTTTGCGTGACATTGCCCATATTTTGGGGCAAAAGCCCTTCGGGGAGTTGCGATTTTAGCCCATCGAGATCAACATTCGGCAAATTTTGGGCTGAAGTAGCtgcattaataataataaaatataataacaaatcaacaaaaacatcactctgtgtgtgagagaatttttgtgcAGAGAAGCTGAGCAATTTATCAGGACAAATTGCAAATGATCATGGGATGTGATAAGAAACATTTATTCAGTTAGTGCCTGGCAGTATTTGCACGCTAATCAATACACACACCATGCTTGTTCGTTGACATGCAATTCAAAGCGCAAAATGTATAATATCATCGCACGCCCTATTCAACAATATCGCAGCGATTTATGTGATGATTCGTTTTCCCCCTCACAAAGACCTTTGTTtgcctcaaaaaaaaactatattttttgtaactttatttttttccataaatttctACTGAAAAACTGCAGGATATTAAATCACTTGAGtactaaatataaaaaaatgacaaaggCTGTGTGAGTCATGAAAAAGGGAAAACTTTAATGGAAAATAGCGTAGGGAGGAGGTAAAAGTGACGCATAATATTATTACTCAGAACTTGATTAATTGTTTCAGAAGCTCAATGAAGTCACGAGAACtggatgaaaattaattatggtCATATTTTAACGCTTTAgcagtttaattaaatttttagcacattcagaataaaatttatagtgttttaaggatttttcagGCGTTGGAAATGATTTTAAGCTCAGTTATCTGtaagagttaaaaatgaagaaaattggaatagattctgaagaattttctgtgtCTCCGCTAAGAGATCTGAAAGTACTAATTTTTTAGACCAGATTaatcttgaaattctttttccttaGAATATatcaaaagaagaataaatgcaacctaaaaaaaactattggACCGATTCTAAAGAGTTTGTGTATTTCTCtgtgaaaagttctaaatgtACTAATTCTTTAGACCTTCTAAATATTAGAATTCTTTTTCGAAGAATACCAGACATAACTTTTTAAACtcaattgtaaaaaaaaaaacaatatattCCTATCAATATCGGCgtaaagatcttttttttttttaaagaaaagcatAATTACTGGTCTAAaaaattagtacttttagACCTTTTAACAGGGATACTTTTTCAGCTTTTTCTCTGTTTGAATTTACAGTTTTTAAGTGCTTTtcaggattgaatttagtacttattaggcttgaatttaatagttttatcCCTTTTGTCCAATTGAATTCAGAAATTTTTGGGTTATAATTACTGGTCTAAAAAATTAGTACTCGTATATCTACTTCTTTGCTGAAACTCATgaagatagaaaagaaacttcctaAGCGCCGATCTCATTGTTTTTAGTTCTGATTTCTTATTCAAAGAAGACTTTTTAGTAGGTACTTTTTAGGATTTAGTACACCTTTCAGCCAAGACACATTTCGCTCCATAAGTGATAATTCTTTGTAATCAGActaatgcattttttaaaagaactttagacaatttctaatttttgtttcatatcttacagaataaaatttccagaaacctaatttttatcaagaatTTCGTCGAGCAAAAATAATCAAGATTTGTAGGTATGTGTCCTGGCTCAATTTGGGGCATAGATGATTATTTTGATAGAACCCttgaaggataaaaaatgaggaaataaagatttttacaaGTTTCTGAGAAAGcaaaattcccagaaaattcttaaattaaaataaactactAATCAACTACCCCTCACTGTATTTGGCTAATTGCCCAAAAGCACAAACtttccttcaaaaaatattaaaaattccgacctttgttgtttaaaaaaaaaattcaatgcttcaaaaaaaactcttcctgCTGCCCTTTGTGAAACCACAGCAGCAGCAAATATTATAATTAGTCATATATAATTCGTTTTACCCTCCCCCCGTGTTAGTGGTTGCTAAATGGACAAATAGGTGAGGGTGTGTCATGCACAAAAGAGCTCCACGTGTAATTGTTTTAATGCACGAAAAGAGGGTTGTTGAATCACAATCAAAcaacaacagcagcagcataaaaaaaacacaacaagGAACTAATaatgagattttatttctttctctctcctctATAGTTGATAGCAATGAGAACAATTCCTAATCCAGCAAATCAATTTAGGAGCTGTCTcgatggaatttaatttaaactttatttaataCTGCAACAGGCCCAATGTGGGACAATGTGTGCGATGTTTTGTTATCGGATGTATGTGAGATTGTAAAGTTAATGACATCAGAGTTGTTTTCATAATCCCCGAAGGTAAAGTTCAAATTGAGTGGCTTTTGTAGCTCTGTGGTGCTCTACgataatcataaaaaagaactaaCACTGCGTGCCTTTTCATCGTCTCCATAAGCATTCTGCCACTTAATCATTTGTTATTGGAAGTATCATATAATGTACAGATACGTGCCAAAAATAATTACGAAGAATGTTTAATGAGAAATGTTTTGtctcaaaaaagaatttatttaaaaaattaaggaaaacaCGTGAAACCATGAAAATCAATCAAGATAATTccgtcaaaaattaaaaaaaaaaaactttctgtaaaatataaagatcCAAAAAAATTTCGCAGAAGAtgagaaacaagaaaattaatttgaaattcacttttttccgAATTTGTGAAACTAAATAAACTAAAACTAGTTTgtagagattatttttttcattattctttaataaaaattattcgtataccttaaaaggaatttccacAGACTGTTTTGACTACTCAAGTTGCATAAAAACGTAAAAATTCTAAGTAGAAAGTATAGGTACCAACTAActgaaaattctattattaAAGTAAGTttctattctaaaaattctttctcaaatttttctttttaatagtGCTTGaatattgataatttttattattttatgtagaAACTATCTTATTTGTAaaacccttttttttaatttgtttacgtatccgattttgataaattaccgttaaaaaatctcatgtacaaaattaaacaattaaaactgttgaggaactttttttttaatattcttaacttaaaaaaaaaaacgataatttaaattactaaaaaaaatctgactgttcgattttgataattaaaacaaattgataatttttgctgaacaaaatttaattctttcaacGATTGAACGAAATCAATCACATTAGTaaacctaatttttttatattgattaGATTCCGTTAATTACGTAAATGTGTAAAGGGTAGCGGAGCGATATAGTCACGAAATTAAATgcttataacttttttttgaattaagatatttttaaaattccaccGCCAAATGATCAGAAATATGATCAAGTTTTATCATGCCAAATTTGGTGGAGCTGACTCCAAATCGGGGGGCGCTAGAGTTGTATAAGTAATTGTTCGCGAAATTTCCCTATTTTACGCGATAAATCTACGTTTTATTACTGAGCACGCACGTTTGCTTGTCTTCTGAATTCGACCTGTCATTTTCCCCGCCAAATCATTCcttcttccccacattctctattttcccCACTCAAATTCACCACTTctagtgcgcgccaaattcaaatattcttttatttcataagtttctcgaacaagaaatttctcaaattaaatttccgcTCAATTATTTTCGATCAGGATCTGTTATACAACACAAAGTCAGTAGTTTGCTCCCATACTTAAGACAAACACACAGAGCTTTGAGGGAGATTAACAAAGGAAATTTCGTGATATAAAATTATCGGAGGGGCTTTGATAATgatgtaaagaaaaagttaGATTTTCTTATTGCTCGATGTCACCACacttgtaaagaattttattgatcacATTATGTGCTCATattgttttaatgtttcaatCTCTCAGCTGTGTGGACTTTGTGCCACTCTGTTGGCAAATACTACATCATTCGCATGTCTGAAGACGTTCTAAAAGGTGCCTGCCTGCCTATAGCCTTGTGACTGTTCTCCAACATTAATTGAGTACTGTTTTTTATCAAAACGACTTTTGCTCTCTGTTgctttcaagaaaattcgtaACTTGAGGTGCTCTCACTGGCTGCCTCATTGCTCTATCGCTCTCTAGGTCAcaatccataaaaaaaatccccttcccctcaggaaaattcctcatttccATTATTATATTCCTTTGACTTTTGACCCTTCTTTGGAGTGtttggaaaaaagaaaaaaaaatgcgaaggGGTGGCTtagaaatattgaatttgtgTGACTTCCTGACATTTCTTCCTCTCCTCTTTTGGGTGGGaagatgaataattttttttggcgtcaTGAATAGGAATTAATGTGTGACAAGTGTGGCTTTTCAACCCCTCAGAAAGCGCGCGAAGGAAATGGCCATAACTTCTTGCCATCGCAAAGCAATTCCACATCTCCTCCACACATTTTTGGGCAAAAGTATTAACACCACCAAAAGAACACAAataattctctctctttttttttgttatcaaaTGAACTGCCATCACGCGATTTTGAGGTTTTCTTGTCACGAAGGCCACAAAAGGGAGGTAACACacctgaaaaaataaattcgcaCGCGGgtgctttgaaatttttgattcgtgttcttttttattctgaaTCATTCAAAAGAAGAGAGATGATTTGGAAGGGAATTTGCCAGGGAGTGTTCTCTGTAGTGTTGAATGAGATATAAGGGAGAGGCGATGACTAACTGAATCTATGCTCTTATCTACGAGAAAAAAACGCCCTCACATTTTTTACAGctcatgcaaaaaaattaaaatatcaaacaGAAGTTTTATCAGAACACTGTTTGTTGCAGAGATTGTTTCCGAGAATCTTGAGAGAGATATTAGTTTGTTTtcattgtttcattttttgttgttgaaattttgttctattaaaaattattttctttatctgTAACCACTGATGAAGGCTTCCTGTCCATTAAATGTTAAAgacttcaattttcttaagattttctgattgataaaatgccaaaaagtTATCAAACAATCgtcagaaaactttaaaaaaaaattctaaaaggattagaatatgatttacatgattttctgctaaaaatttgattttttcttgaaacggggtaaaataaatcaagggggaaaattggagcacttcctttaaaaaataaaaataagactagtctaatgagaaaattaaatgattcagagctaaaaaaaatgttaaaagggTCATAGATTAATTTCCCGCAAAAGATTGATTGAATTTCGTGTAAAGGGGCAAAATAAATCAgcggagaaaattaattcaaatgtaattttcatttgacattaaaaaaagactaattaatataaaaaagtaaaaacaatCAAAGCTAAAGATGTCAAAAGAgttgtgattttatttctcgtcataatttgaataaattgcatGCAAAGGggcaaaataaatcaacgGGGTAAATGAATTTACCTGTTATTTCATTTGATATAAAAAAGGACTAgtctaataaaagaaaacaaaacaatcaaagctagaaaatgcaaaaaaaaatgtaaaaggatcgtaatttaatttcccgccaaaaattgaataaatttcgtGTAAAGGggcaaaataaatcattggggaaaattaattcacctGTTTATtcatttgttattttaaaaaaaaggactagtctaataaaagaaaacaaaaacaatcaAAGCAAAACATGTTAAAATAGAGATTTGATTTCCTGtcataatttcaataaatttcgtGTAAAGGGGCAAAATAAATCAGCGGGGTAAATtgattaatcttttattttatataatctGTTAAAGAAACCGAAACTATAGCTTAATAAATGATTACTTTTAGTtcaatttcttataaatttctGCACTAGaagtcaataaaataaatataaatatgaagatgcaataaaatattaacctGCTCAAGAGTGAATCACCCCATTTTtagaaagacttttttttatactgcCAGTCTTTCAAGCtctaaaaaatacttcaaaatattacaaaatagaACAAAACAAATGTAAATTCTTCTCATTGTAAGACTTGAGCTAAAATGAGCTTCAACAAACAACTCAAGTGTGTCACCCTGTGCTCTTGTTAATTCTCAATCAAGCATCGTTATCGATGGAATAAGAGGTAAAAGAAAGGAGGGAAgctcgttatttttttttctcgagtGCTAATGCAAAACAGCCCGTGAATGTGAGgaaattatcaaaatgatGGGCAATTATAGGTGATTAGAGTAGTTTTTTGTGTCTCAATTTGCACCCAATTTTCCGCGACAAGTAATGCCCAAAATGAGTActaattttgctttttgcccccttctcaaataaataaataaatcacacGGTCAGTCTTATCAAATGATTGATAAAAAGTGTCTGCGGGACGTTTTTTTGTGAGAAGGGCGTTTGGTGCGTTTGGAATGGAAGGTTACTCACCAGAGATTATGAGGAATATTCCCAGGAAAGTCCCAATTAATCGAGCCATTCTTCTGATTGGAGCTAGTGATGGTAGATGCTTGAGAGAAAATCACTGCTGTGGCTGAGAGATCTGGAATGATGTTGGATTGATGAGTGCGGgaaaaagatgagaaaattatgcGGGGCAAGTGTTGTTAATTCGTCTTTTGTATTATTGATAACACTCCTCCTATTCTGTCGTATACTCTCTCTCTGTCACGCGGGGTCCCGCCAGAGTCGAAGGTCGCATTCCCCTTCGCGGCACCCAAAGGGCCAGAGAAGCCACTACCCGGGGAGATGCCATTGAAATTATTGAGTTATCATGATTTTTGTATGTGATGCACATAGCGTGAGAATTGCAAATGAGCAATCAGAGTTTTTCCCACCTCTCTAAATAACGATTGCCGTGAGATTTCCCGGCTGCCGATGCCCCAAGGACTGAGAGAGGAGGATACAAATGGGTTGATTGGAGGGTAATCGTTGAAACTGATAATTGCCCTTTGACACCCCGTAGTGACATGCACATTTTATCACACACGCACTCGACCTCAATCCCAGGACTTAACTTCCTCGCCCCATTGAAAAGGAATCCCTCAAAAAACCCCCGGAGAGAGAATGAACGACTGCCCGGAAGTAGATAAAGctcttttttattccttacCCTGACACAGGAATGCACAACTGGGCAATAGATAGTAATCCACACACACTGGACTTCTCTCTGGCACGTCCGGCAGCTTCGACACTCCACGACTGACTGGTTCGGCTGGGCCTTTGCTCGCGGTCCGACTTGACTCACCGACACTCGGATTGCATAAAGTCAACTTATTACGTACTGCATCCGTGGAATTTCGCCTCAAGCTGCCCCACCAGTGTTTACACAACTTTCCCACGGACACTGGCCTAGTGTCTAACTCTTGGTGGCTACTGGCTATGACTCTGCGAGAATTTTTAGGGGAATCTTCACCTTAACCTCACTTTCTACAAAATCCCTCAGGAACTCCCAAAAATCTACAAAACTTTTACACTTTTTTTAGACTCTCTTTGGCTATT from Lutzomyia longipalpis isolate SR_M1_2022 chromosome 1, ASM2433408v1 encodes:
- the LOC129787355 gene encoding 27 kDa hemolymph protein-like, whose product is MARLIGTFLGIFLIISATSAQNLPNVDLDGLKSQLPEGLLPQNMGNVTQTVEEFKKLVKDKCNMVSGSDAAFEAIEEASGKLIECLMDTFNFSTIQEEIEKAQPNGELDTVFNKYCRKRHNATDCITSFTNLLEPCLTEEEISHKEVYTNISKSLLGFVCHKDGDQIALFIAEKGPECFQERKDSLIECFNKTFPKVFDQVHEPVTMDNLPKFVFGTDQCHDMERLQMCVVEELEKCEESTPANLVDSAFKFIRNNTPCSNVTSIIKKGGPNSADSSRASFAIIGMALMTTTARFLL